The DNA sequence ATATTTACTGATTTACAGTAATTCGATCTTTTCCAAAGGCTGGTAAATTGGCCCGCTTAAAGTAAGGGTGCTTTTGATCAAAGCCAACTCCCCGAAGCTGAACTCGATCTCCTCCAAAGGTGCGGTATTTATTCTTTCCGTCAGTTTTCCCATATTGCTTGAAGAACGCACCCTTCCCAAAGTAAGGTGGGGCGTGAACTTTTTGGTTTCCTTTTCATAACCGTTTTCAGCCAGGTTGTTTTCCAACATATTTTGCAGAGTCGATATTTCCAAAGCCCCCTTGTTGAACCCCAGCCATAAAACATGGGGCCGGCTCCAGCCCGGAAAAACGCCTATCTGCCCGGTGCGGCAGCGGATGGATCCGTGTCTTCCGTCTTGTTGGACAAGAGTCTCTCTGGCCCTTTTAAGCCGCTCCGACGTTATTTCTCCCAGGAATTTAAGAGTCAAATGAGTATTTTGGGGATCGACCCATTTGATATCAGTAGCTGGATCCTTGAGCCGGGAGATGATGCCAGCCAGATGTTTTTGGACCGGCTGTGGCAGTTCCAGGGCTATGAAGCAGCGGATGAGGCTCATACGCTGGTTAGATATAGTCTTAGTTCGTTCAGCGCTATCTGGGCCGCCATCTCCTTTATCTGCCGTCTGGGGCCTAAAAATCTTTTCTCAAATACTTTTATTTCCTGGTGGCCGGAAATGCCGATAAAAACCAATCC is a window from the candidate division TA06 bacterium genome containing:
- the thpR gene encoding RNA 2',3'-cyclic phosphodiesterase produces the protein MSLIRCFIALELPQPVQKHLAGIISRLKDPATDIKWVDPQNTHLTLKFLGEITSERLKRARETLVQQDGRHGSIRCRTGQIGVFPGWSRPHVLWLGFNKGALEISTLQNMLENNLAENGYEKETKKFTPHLTLGRVRSSSNMGKLTERINTAPLEEIEFSFGELALIKSTLTLSGPIYQPLEKIELL